The proteins below are encoded in one region of Thermodesulfobacteriota bacterium:
- a CDS encoding 4Fe-4S dicluster domain-containing protein, with product MLLERNNGPSFLQEIEDKREVEISSCFQCKKCSNGCPVNFAMDIMPHKIIHMIRLGLKDEVLKSSTIWACASCETCTTRCPNNIDIAKLMDALRQIATDLEFDTAQKDVPVFHAAFLSSVKKRGRIHELGMIGEYKLKTGDLMRDSMLGWEMFKRGKLKILPSGIRGRKEVRGIFEEAQRRKKS from the coding sequence GTGCTGTTAGAAAGAAATAACGGGCCATCTTTTCTTCAAGAAATAGAGGATAAACGGGAGGTTGAAATCTCTTCCTGTTTTCAATGTAAAAAGTGTTCCAATGGTTGCCCGGTAAACTTTGCTATGGATATTATGCCTCATAAGATAATACATATGATTCGTCTAGGGTTAAAGGATGAGGTATTAAAGAGTTCTACCATCTGGGCATGCGCTTCATGCGAAACGTGTACTACCAGATGCCCAAATAATATAGATATTGCTAAATTGATGGATGCCTTAAGGCAGATAGCCACTGATTTAGAGTTTGATACGGCACAAAAAGATGTTCCTGTATTCCACGCAGCTTTTCTTTCATCAGTTAAGAAGAGGGGAAGAATTCATGAATTGGGTATGATAGGAGAATATAAATTAAAAACCGGAGACTTGATGAGGGATTCCATGCTGGGGTGGGAAATGTTCAAAAGAGGAAAGTTGAAAATCCTGCCTTCCGGAATTAGGGGAAGAAAAGAGGTTAGGGGTATCTTTGAAGAAGCTCAAAGGAGAAAGAAATCATGA
- a CDS encoding dihydropteroate synthase has translation MLRIGENLNVMVTKIGTAMKEKDPGPIRELAKAEAEKGVNWIDINLGPARKGGPELMEWIVKTVQEVVPDIPLALDTSNIEAIEAGLKVHKGRAMINSIMARPERMDAMIPLAAKYNAQAIALLWGPSGMPRDENERSELTVTLVSAMLEAGIAPEDIFVDPIMTPVNVQQDQIKSMVNFMMMFPDIAEALAPGLKSTCGLSNVSNGAPEHLRPILNQTFIVILEKYGMYSAIVDAFDDEMTAFCKGERPKIKKIIEDICDGNEPNLASLTKEELDYVKTAKVLLGHSLYSDSWLEL, from the coding sequence ATGTTACGAATCGGAGAGAATTTAAATGTAATGGTAACGAAGATTGGCACTGCCATGAAGGAGAAAGATCCCGGTCCAATCAGAGAACTGGCAAAAGCAGAAGCGGAAAAAGGAGTGAACTGGATTGACATTAATCTGGGGCCGGCAAGAAAAGGCGGACCTGAACTGATGGAGTGGATTGTAAAGACCGTTCAGGAGGTAGTGCCGGATATACCTCTGGCTTTAGACACATCTAATATAGAGGCTATTGAGGCAGGGTTGAAGGTCCATAAGGGAAGAGCGATGATAAACTCGATCATGGCAAGACCGGAAAGGATGGATGCTATGATACCCCTAGCTGCAAAATACAATGCCCAGGCTATAGCCTTGCTCTGGGGGCCTTCGGGGATGCCACGAGATGAAAATGAAAGGTCAGAACTTACTGTAACTCTGGTTTCTGCTATGCTTGAAGCCGGCATAGCCCCGGAGGATATATTCGTGGATCCCATTATGACGCCTGTTAACGTCCAGCAAGACCAGATAAAAAGCATGGTAAACTTTATGATGATGTTTCCCGATATAGCAGAAGCCCTGGCACCAGGGCTAAAATCCACCTGTGGTCTATCGAATGTCTCCAATGGGGCACCTGAACACTTGCGTCCCATACTGAATCAGACATTTATAGTAATTTTAGAAAAGTATGGGATGTACTCAGCAATCGTTGATGCCTTTGATGATGAAATGACCGCCTTCTGCAAGGGTGAGAGACCGAAGATCAAGAAGATAATCGAGGATATTTGTGATGGCAATGAACCTAATCTGGCATCATTGACAAAGGAAGAACTCGATTATGTAAAAACGGCGAAGGTTCTTCTGGGACATTCCTTATATTCGGACTCGTGGCTTGAACTCTAA
- the acsC gene encoding acetyl-CoA decarbonylase/synthase complex subunit gamma yields MALTGIEIFKLLPKTNCKECGVPTCLAFAMNLAAGKAELSACPYVSEEAKEKLAEASAPPIRQLTVGYGDRQVKVGGETVLYRHEKTFFNPTGLAALLTTDMDADTVDMKLRKWDTFQYERVGLNLRPELVAVKDTSGDAGKFEALTKQVADTSNFSYILMSEDSDVMAAGIKAKSGTNPLIYAATNDNFEKMAKLAEESRCPLAIKGTNIDNLIELSDKATALGLKDLVLDSGARSIKQVYEDQIAIRRAALLAKNKSLGFPTISLPFEMAETLEQETLIASMLIAKYGNIAVMSDFDGASLFPLLLERLNIYTDPQRPMVVTQGIYEINNPDENSPICITSNFALTYFIVSGEIEGSKVPTWLLIIDTEGLSVMTAWAAGKFVGDALGIFVKKCGIIDKAKTRKIIIPGYAASISGDLEEELGDWEVAIGPREAAHLPAYLRQLSA; encoded by the coding sequence ATGGCTCTTACAGGTATAGAGATTTTTAAATTGCTTCCCAAAACAAATTGTAAGGAATGTGGTGTTCCTACCTGCCTTGCCTTTGCGATGAATCTGGCGGCGGGAAAGGCTGAGCTTTCCGCCTGTCCCTATGTTTCTGAAGAGGCAAAGGAAAAGCTTGCAGAAGCCTCCGCTCCTCCAATAAGGCAGCTCACGGTTGGATACGGAGACAGGCAGGTAAAGGTGGGAGGAGAGACAGTTCTTTACCGTCACGAGAAGACCTTTTTTAATCCAACTGGGCTGGCTGCCCTATTAACTACCGATATGGATGCAGATACTGTTGATATGAAACTAAGGAAATGGGATACCTTCCAGTATGAGAGGGTAGGGCTAAACCTTAGACCAGAACTTGTAGCCGTCAAAGATACCAGTGGCGATGCAGGGAAATTCGAGGCACTGACAAAGCAAGTGGCAGATACCAGCAATTTCAGCTATATTCTCATGAGTGAGGATAGCGATGTTATGGCTGCAGGCATCAAGGCAAAGAGCGGAACGAACCCCCTCATATATGCTGCAACCAATGACAATTTTGAAAAGATGGCAAAATTGGCTGAGGAAAGCAGATGCCCTCTGGCGATTAAAGGTACTAACATTGACAACTTAATCGAATTGTCAGATAAGGCAACTGCCCTGGGGCTTAAAGATCTGGTGCTTGACTCAGGGGCAAGATCGATAAAGCAGGTTTATGAAGATCAGATTGCCATCAGGAGGGCGGCACTTCTCGCCAAGAACAAGTCCCTGGGGTTCCCTACAATTTCTCTCCCTTTTGAAATGGCAGAGACCCTGGAACAGGAAACACTTATCGCCTCGATGCTGATTGCAAAGTATGGCAATATAGCAGTGATGTCAGATTTCGATGGAGCGAGCCTTTTCCCACTTCTCCTGGAACGTTTGAATATTTACACCGATCCCCAGCGTCCCATGGTGGTGACACAGGGGATCTACGAAATCAATAATCCGGATGAAAACTCGCCGATTTGTATTACATCTAATTTTGCCCTTACTTACTTTATCGTTTCCGGAGAGATTGAAGGCAGCAAGGTCCCTACATGGCTTTTGATTATTGATACCGAAGGACTTTCAGTTATGACGGCATGGGCAGCAGGCAAATTCGTAGGCGATGCACTGGGGATCTTTGTTAAGAAGTGTGGTATCATAGATAAGGCTAAGACAAGAAAGATAATTATTCCAGGGTATGCAGCGTCTATCAGTGGAGACCTGGAAGAGGAGTTGGGAGACTGGGAAGTAGCAATCGGACCAAGAGAAGCTGCCCATCTCCCTGCCTACTTGCGACAGCTGTCTGCATAA
- the acsB gene encoding acetyl-CoA decarbonylase/synthase complex subunit alpha/beta produces MSKLVAFAAIQGAYNIVSKAEGTLKKALEKHGPDKKIEFPNTAYYLPIIYSILGIPVKTLGDAQKPMEVARKLLPAHVKNMYHLPYLGPLLDAGMAALFAEEVVEAIRYLEDPGFYLVSEDVDETSGKIWLGAAEDTVFRKRGVEFVDGTAPGFAAIVGAAPDPETAKWIAEEYQKKNLYVFMCANQNGTTFSEQLLEAGVQIGWNTRLVPFGPDISAAVFALGFANRAAMAFGGIKPGDYKRVLLYNKDRIFAFVNALGEVNAEWAANAAGCVNWGFPTIADTDIPEILPTGVCTYEHVVANVPHREMPQKSIEIRGLKVTVASVDIPLAYGPAFEGERVRKDDLYLEMGGGKTQAVELCSMADMKEIEDGQIEVIGPDIKDIKKGDRLPLGIFVQVAGRQMQEDFEPILERQIHHLINYAQGVMHIGQRDIAWIRVGEQAVNKGFTLRDIGVILHAKLHQDFGAILDKVQVTLYTKKDDVDKLTATARENYKKRDARVEQMTDEGVETYYSCTLCQSFAPNHVCMVSPERTGLCGAYNWMDCKASYEINPTGPNQPVEKGECIDPKLGQWKGVNDFVYKASRQNVTHYNFYSLVHDPMTTCGCCECIAAVLSGCNGIMTVGRDYTGETPSGMKFTTLAGVMGGGASSPGFVGHSKYNICQRKFISGDGGLLRMVWMPKGLKEELREGLLRRGKELGCPDLIDRIADETVGITEDEIMPFLKEKDHPALKMEPIIG; encoded by the coding sequence ATGTCCAAGTTAGTTGCTTTTGCCGCCATTCAAGGCGCATACAATATCGTTTCCAAAGCTGAGGGGACTCTCAAAAAGGCACTGGAAAAACACGGGCCGGATAAGAAGATTGAATTCCCCAATACGGCTTATTATCTTCCTATTATCTATTCTATCCTTGGAATTCCGGTAAAAACCTTGGGGGATGCCCAAAAACCTATGGAAGTAGCCAGAAAACTTCTGCCGGCTCATGTGAAGAATATGTACCACCTGCCCTACTTGGGACCTCTGTTAGACGCCGGTATGGCTGCCCTTTTTGCAGAGGAGGTGGTAGAGGCTATTCGTTATCTGGAAGACCCTGGTTTCTATCTGGTCAGTGAGGATGTTGATGAGACCTCGGGAAAAATCTGGCTTGGAGCCGCTGAAGATACAGTCTTCCGTAAACGAGGAGTTGAATTTGTGGATGGAACCGCCCCGGGTTTTGCGGCTATCGTCGGAGCTGCTCCTGATCCTGAGACGGCCAAGTGGATTGCGGAAGAATACCAGAAAAAGAACCTCTATGTTTTCATGTGTGCCAACCAAAATGGCACCACTTTTTCAGAGCAGCTTCTGGAAGCCGGGGTACAGATTGGCTGGAATACCCGTCTGGTTCCCTTTGGACCTGATATCTCCGCTGCGGTGTTTGCCCTAGGTTTTGCCAACCGTGCGGCTATGGCATTTGGGGGGATCAAACCAGGGGATTATAAGAGGGTGCTTCTCTATAATAAGGACAGAATCTTTGCTTTTGTCAATGCATTGGGTGAGGTGAATGCCGAATGGGCGGCCAATGCTGCCGGTTGTGTCAACTGGGGGTTCCCCACCATTGCCGATACCGACATACCCGAAATTCTGCCTACCGGAGTCTGCACGTACGAACATGTGGTTGCTAATGTTCCTCACAGGGAAATGCCCCAAAAGTCTATAGAGATTCGGGGGCTTAAGGTAACCGTGGCTAGTGTGGATATCCCGTTGGCATATGGTCCGGCATTCGAAGGGGAGCGGGTAAGAAAAGACGATCTTTACCTGGAGATGGGTGGTGGAAAAACCCAGGCGGTTGAGCTCTGCAGTATGGCAGATATGAAGGAGATTGAAGACGGCCAGATAGAAGTAATAGGACCTGATATTAAAGATATAAAAAAAGGCGACAGACTCCCCCTTGGTATCTTTGTCCAGGTTGCAGGACGTCAGATGCAGGAAGACTTTGAGCCCATCCTTGAAAGGCAGATACATCACCTTATCAATTATGCCCAGGGTGTTATGCACATTGGACAGCGGGATATCGCATGGATCAGGGTTGGTGAACAGGCTGTGAACAAAGGGTTTACCCTCAGGGACATCGGGGTAATCCTCCATGCCAAACTACACCAGGATTTTGGCGCCATTCTGGATAAGGTGCAGGTCACTCTTTATACTAAGAAAGATGATGTGGACAAGCTGACCGCTACTGCCAGGGAAAATTACAAGAAACGCGATGCCAGGGTAGAACAGATGACGGATGAAGGTGTGGAGACCTACTATTCTTGCACTCTGTGCCAGTCTTTTGCTCCCAACCATGTATGCATGGTAAGCCCGGAGAGGACAGGTCTCTGCGGCGCTTATAACTGGATGGACTGCAAGGCTTCTTACGAGATCAACCCCACCGGCCCAAACCAGCCGGTAGAAAAGGGAGAATGTATCGATCCGAAATTAGGACAGTGGAAGGGTGTAAATGATTTTGTCTATAAGGCATCACGGCAGAATGTAACCCATTATAATTTCTATAGTCTTGTCCACGACCCTATGACTACCTGCGGATGCTGTGAATGTATCGCAGCTGTGCTTTCCGGATGTAACGGGATTATGACAGTGGGTAGGGACTACACTGGAGAGACCCCGTCGGGGATGAAATTTACGACTCTCGCCGGAGTTATGGGGGGCGGGGCATCCTCACCAGGGTTCGTAGGACACAGCAAATACAATATTTGCCAGCGGAAGTTCATTTCTGGAGACGGCGGGCTGCTGCGGATGGTCTGGATGCCCAAAGGGCTAAAAGAGGAACTCAGAGAAGGATTATTAAGGCGGGGAAAGGAATTGGGATGCCCAGACTTGATCGATAGGATAGCTGACGAGACGGTGGGTATCACCGAGGATGAAATTATGCCGTTCTTAAAGGAGAAAGATCATCCGGCGCTAAAGATGGAACCTATTATAGGCTGA
- the cooS gene encoding anaerobic carbon-monoxide dehydrogenase catalytic subunit produces the protein MASEEAKETLKVVEKEKKKIKPEEKSVDSATIQMLHKAQQDGVETIFDRAETMKPCNIGIQGTCCKMCAQGPCRLPLTKKDLEGKDTRMGLCGATPETIAARNFVRMIAAGAAAHSDHGRGVAEVFLAAARKESEDYKIKDENKLKEIAGDFGVSSTVVVDGEEKDRDVYDIAVEVGEKALGEWGKQEGEIYYAKRAPKTRYELWKKLDVIPRGIDREIVEIMHRTHMGVDQDYENLMKQGSRAALADGWAGSMMATDMQDVLFGTPFPIHGEINLGVLKKDHVNIIVHGHEPLLSEMIVVASQDPEMLQYAATKGAKGIVLAGMCCTANEILVRHGMPIAGNYLQQELALITGAVDAMVVDVQCIMENLANIAQCYHTKLITTNTRCKIASGDTIHIQFDEHHALEDAKRIVKTAIDNFPNRKAEVLIPKEKEKMVVGFSYEAINYHLGGTFRGSYVPLNDNIINGRIRGIGGVVGCNNARTMHDSAHLIVVKELLKNDVIVLTTGCNAMACGKAGLLTPEAAKVYCGPGLAEVCETVGLPPVLHMGSCVDNSRILMAATEVVKAGGLGNDISDLPAAGCAPEWMSEKAISIGQYFVASGVYTLFGVNLQVEGSPVFKDYLFNGMEKVFGGKWDLVEDPYEMARKMIAHIDAKRKALGIDKARERVLMDMADRQKLEAA, from the coding sequence ATGGCATCAGAAGAAGCCAAAGAAACCTTGAAGGTTGTAGAAAAAGAAAAAAAGAAGATCAAACCCGAAGAAAAGAGTGTAGATTCTGCCACCATCCAGATGCTACATAAGGCTCAACAGGATGGAGTGGAAACAATCTTTGATCGGGCTGAAACCATGAAACCCTGCAATATTGGTATTCAGGGAACCTGTTGTAAGATGTGTGCCCAGGGTCCCTGCCGTCTTCCTTTAACCAAGAAGGATTTGGAAGGAAAGGATACCCGGATGGGACTCTGCGGGGCTACTCCAGAAACTATTGCTGCCCGTAATTTTGTCCGTATGATTGCTGCCGGGGCAGCTGCCCACTCTGATCACGGCAGAGGAGTGGCCGAGGTCTTTTTAGCCGCGGCCCGTAAAGAGTCAGAGGATTATAAAATAAAAGACGAGAACAAGCTCAAAGAAATAGCCGGAGACTTTGGGGTATCTAGCACTGTAGTGGTGGACGGCGAAGAGAAAGACCGGGATGTTTATGATATAGCTGTTGAAGTAGGCGAAAAGGCACTGGGTGAGTGGGGTAAGCAGGAAGGCGAGATCTATTATGCCAAACGCGCCCCCAAAACCCGTTATGAACTCTGGAAAAAATTGGATGTTATCCCTCGGGGTATTGACCGGGAGATTGTCGAGATCATGCACCGGACCCACATGGGGGTGGATCAGGATTATGAAAACCTGATGAAACAGGGCTCCCGGGCGGCATTGGCTGATGGCTGGGCAGGGTCCATGATGGCTACTGACATGCAGGATGTGCTGTTTGGTACCCCCTTTCCGATTCACGGGGAAATTAACCTGGGGGTTTTGAAAAAGGATCATGTGAATATCATTGTCCATGGCCATGAGCCCCTTCTTTCAGAAATGATTGTTGTAGCATCTCAGGACCCTGAGATGCTACAGTATGCAGCTACCAAAGGGGCTAAAGGAATTGTTCTGGCAGGCATGTGCTGTACTGCCAACGAAATTCTGGTCCGCCACGGTATGCCCATTGCCGGAAACTACCTTCAGCAGGAGCTGGCATTGATTACAGGAGCCGTGGATGCCATGGTGGTTGATGTTCAGTGCATCATGGAAAATCTGGCTAATATTGCTCAATGCTATCATACCAAGCTGATAACCACCAATACCCGGTGCAAGATTGCTTCCGGAGATACAATCCATATTCAATTTGACGAACACCATGCCCTTGAAGATGCTAAACGGATCGTCAAAACCGCAATCGATAACTTTCCAAACCGTAAGGCAGAAGTCCTGATTCCCAAGGAAAAAGAAAAGATGGTAGTCGGATTCAGTTATGAGGCTATTAATTACCATCTGGGCGGGACATTCCGCGGCTCTTATGTTCCATTGAATGATAATATTATTAACGGCCGTATACGCGGGATTGGGGGCGTGGTGGGATGCAACAATGCCCGTACCATGCATGACAGTGCTCATTTGATTGTTGTCAAGGAACTTTTGAAAAACGATGTCATAGTCCTGACCACGGGCTGTAACGCCATGGCCTGCGGGAAGGCCGGGCTCCTGACCCCGGAAGCGGCCAAGGTCTATTGTGGGCCTGGCCTGGCTGAAGTATGTGAGACTGTGGGATTACCCCCTGTCTTACATATGGGATCCTGCGTGGACAATAGCCGTATACTAATGGCTGCTACTGAAGTGGTTAAAGCCGGGGGGCTTGGAAACGATATCAGTGATCTCCCCGCCGCCGGATGTGCCCCGGAATGGATGAGTGAAAAAGCCATCTCTATCGGGCAATACTTTGTTGCTTCTGGGGTCTATACTCTCTTTGGGGTCAACCTCCAGGTTGAAGGGTCTCCAGTTTTCAAGGACTACCTGTTTAATGGGATGGAAAAGGTCTTTGGCGGCAAATGGGACCTGGTCGAAGACCCTTATGAAATGGCCCGCAAGATGATTGCCCATATAGACGCCAAACGTAAGGCTCTGGGTATTGATAAGGCTAGGGAGCGGGTGCTCATGGATATGGCTGACCGGCAGAAGCTGGAGGCAGCTTAA